The DNA region ACTAAAAGCACTAAAATTTAACCATAAAGAAGATAAAAATTTAAGAAGGCAAAGAATTATAAAGCAAGGCTTTAAAGCCTTTGTTTTTGAATACTTCCCTCATCATATCAATTTTATCGAAGAAGAAAGCAGTATTTTTAGAAATTTCATTTATGATAATATAGACAAATTAGAAAAGAAAAATAATCATCTTTGTTTCAAAGCTTATCGTGGCAGTGCTAAAACCACGCTTTTAGTAAGGCTTTTTACGCTTTACTCGCTTTTAAGCGATAAAAAACAATACGCCCTTATAATTAGCTCCACGCTTGACATCGCAAGCGAAAGCATTGCTACGATTAAGGCTGAGCTTGAGGAAAATGCTAAATTAATAAATGATTTTGAAATAAAACTAGGCGATGAATGGACTAGTGAAGCTATAGTTTTTACAAGTTTAAAAGCTCATAAAAAAATCAAAGCCTTTGGAAGTGGCAAAAAGATAAGAGGGACGAATTATCTTGGCAAAAGACCTGATTTGATAATTTGCGATGATATAGAAAATGATGAAAATGTAGAGAGCAAAACTCAAAGAGATAAGCTTTATAAATGGTTTAATAAAGCCATTTTAAAGCTTGTTGCAAGAACGCAAAATAATTATTTATATTTAGTCGTTGGAACTATTTTGCACCAAGATAGTCTTTTAAACCGCTTAAATGATGATAAACGCTTTTTGATTTATGATTTTCCGCTTGTGCTAAGTTTCCCTGACAAACTTGATTTAATCGATAAAAACAATATTTTAAAAAGTGATTTAAAGGGCTTTAAATTAGACGATGAGAATTTAAATAAGATAGAAATTTTAAAAGAGTATTTTGCAGACACGCAAAGCTTTTTTAGCGAGTATCAAAACAAAGCCTTAAGCAATGAAAATGCTATTTTTAGCGAGTATAAAGGCATTGATAAAGAGCAGGATTTTGATTTGGTAGTTTTAGGCATTGACCCTGCACTTGGAAAGGCTAAGGGGGATTATTTTGCCATTGCAGAGCTTAAAAGAGTGGAAAAAAACAAATTTCATCTAAAAGCAAGTGGATATAAAATCACTCCTAGCAAAATGATAGATGTGATATTAAAGCTTTACATCAAATATCTAAGTCTTGGCAAGGTGGTAAAAATAGCCATTGAAACCATAGCCTTTCAAGAGTTCTTTAAAGATAAGCTCAAAGAAGAGGCTCTAAAGCTTGGCATAATTTTAAGCGTTTGCGAGCTTAAAAACAAGGTTGCCAAAGAGCTTCGCATAGATAGCCTCGCTCCTTATATAAACGATGGCACGATTTTAGTGGATACAAACTCAAATTTACTTATAGAAGAAATGCTCACTTATCCAAAATCAGCACACGATGACTTACTTGATGCAAGCGAAATGGCTTTTAGGATAGCCTCTAGTGCAGGAAATGCTGATTATAAAGCCATCAACCGCCTTATAAAAAAGAAAAGTTTTAAGAAGGGTTTTTTATGAAAGAGGGGCTAAATTTGGCTTTTAAAGCCAACAAGGCAATGATGGGCTTGACCTTTATTTTGGCTTAGCTCTTTTATCCAGCAAGGCTTGGCGGGTGCGGCCTTTAGCAGTGCTAGCTTAAAGGAATTTACTTCCTTTAAGCTGATAGCAAGGTGGGGTCGGGGCAGGCCTTTATTCTAGTCTAGTCTTTAAGTCAAGTTAGGTGGGGTCGGGGCAGGCCTTTATTCTAGTCTAGTCTTTAAGTCAAGTTAGGTGGGGTCGGGGCAGGCCTTTAGTAAAGCTACTTTAAACGAATTTACTTCGTTTAAAGTGATAGCATAGAAAGGATTT from Campylobacter sp. MIT 99-7217 includes:
- the terL gene encoding phage terminase large subunit; its protein translation is MDKLEINEIKARLKALKFNHKEDKNLRRQRIIKQGFKAFVFEYFPHHINFIEEESSIFRNFIYDNIDKLEKKNNHLCFKAYRGSAKTTLLVRLFTLYSLLSDKKQYALIISSTLDIASESIATIKAELEENAKLINDFEIKLGDEWTSEAIVFTSLKAHKKIKAFGSGKKIRGTNYLGKRPDLIICDDIENDENVESKTQRDKLYKWFNKAILKLVARTQNNYLYLVVGTILHQDSLLNRLNDDKRFLIYDFPLVLSFPDKLDLIDKNNILKSDLKGFKLDDENLNKIEILKEYFADTQSFFSEYQNKALSNENAIFSEYKGIDKEQDFDLVVLGIDPALGKAKGDYFAIAELKRVEKNKFHLKASGYKITPSKMIDVILKLYIKYLSLGKVVKIAIETIAFQEFFKDKLKEEALKLGIILSVCELKNKVAKELRIDSLAPYINDGTILVDTNSNLLIEEMLTYPKSAHDDLLDASEMAFRIASSAGNADYKAINRLIKKKSFKKGFL